One region of Microbacterium sufflavum genomic DNA includes:
- a CDS encoding ABC transporter permease, translating into MTRSPLVPPLVGAVGVLAALALWEWSATAGPLADSPLPPATAAIGEAVRLLGTPATWTALGDTLTMALVGLVLAIVIGVVLGVAIGTSPLAMHATRVPLEFLKPIPPIVILPVVVLVLGPTLGMGIFLVFFGCFIAIAVQASAGVFDTDPVARATGRSYGMGRGEILGRIVLPSALPYIGTAIRVAAPTSLVVAVVAGLLGGGPGLGQSLLLSQISGNQAQLFAYVLLLGVLGLLVQGLSQWGERRLLHWHPQYRKQVV; encoded by the coding sequence ATGACCCGTTCCCCCCTCGTCCCACCCCTCGTCGGAGCGGTCGGCGTCCTCGCGGCGCTGGCCCTCTGGGAGTGGTCCGCGACCGCCGGACCCCTCGCCGACTCCCCGCTGCCGCCCGCGACCGCCGCGATCGGCGAGGCCGTACGCCTGCTCGGCACCCCCGCGACCTGGACCGCGCTCGGCGACACCCTCACCATGGCGCTCGTCGGGCTCGTGCTCGCCATCGTGATCGGCGTGGTGCTGGGCGTCGCGATCGGCACCTCGCCCCTGGCGATGCACGCCACCCGCGTGCCCCTCGAGTTCCTCAAGCCGATCCCGCCGATCGTGATCCTGCCCGTGGTGGTGCTCGTGCTCGGGCCCACCCTGGGCATGGGGATCTTCCTGGTGTTCTTCGGCTGCTTCATCGCGATCGCCGTGCAGGCCTCCGCCGGCGTCTTCGACACCGATCCGGTGGCCAGGGCGACCGGGCGTTCGTACGGCATGGGGCGCGGCGAGATCCTCGGCCGCATCGTGCTGCCCAGCGCCCTGCCCTACATCGGCACCGCGATCCGCGTCGCGGCGCCCACCTCGCTCGTGGTCGCGGTCGTGGCCGGGCTGCTCGGCGGCGGACCCGGTCTCGGCCAGAGCCTGCTGCTGTCGCAGATCAGCGGCAACCAGGCGCAGCTGTTCGCCTACGTGCTCCTCCTCGGCGTGCTCGGCCTGCTCGTGCAGGGACTGAGCCAGTGGGGCGAGCGGCGGCTGCTGCACTGGCACCCCCAGTACCGGAAGCAGGTCGTGTGA
- a CDS encoding HNH endonuclease signature motif containing protein: protein MESTSAAVLGDTVVALDAVLQSGTLSALAAGNMMELLRVAGEIQRRVEAVVVEAVANVDQRPAGSGEPAFCGRFGCRSMNELLQRVLRVDAATAARTLKAARLVRREVDLSSGEWLPARWPALRDALVEGAIGVTGLLAATGPIEQGGARVRLEDRWQADAYLAGVARGAETCEGAAAGEGAETCEGAAAGEGAETCDGAGGARATHAPPDGHEAGPVPTPEDLRVRAQVILQYLDPDGAEPAEDIAMRARGVVLARATDGVIPIRGALLPEVAGQLQRIWDAYLNPKVEGPPVPGVHFVPSADLDDASAGDLPLSPEDDALPSGDAGGMVDGRTRAQKQHDALAAALGIAARHDDMPRLGGGAPTLVVTVAAEDFARGRGWAQVEGVGTPVSTRVAAHAACGGTVQRVVLGADGRIVGLGSSERIFTTAQRRAISVRDRECLIPGCHVPAAWCAIHHVTEHARGGPTHTDNGVALCWHHHRTLDTSGWQIRTRGGVPQVRGPTWWDPARRWRTPPPRGPRPGAEPPHARRARILRAETSAARSATSAVGGADRQ from the coding sequence ATGGAGAGCACATCGGCAGCGGTTCTGGGCGACACGGTCGTCGCCCTCGATGCGGTGCTGCAATCCGGCACCCTGAGTGCTCTCGCCGCGGGGAACATGATGGAGCTGCTGCGGGTGGCGGGCGAGATCCAGCGACGGGTGGAGGCCGTGGTCGTGGAAGCGGTCGCGAACGTCGATCAGCGTCCTGCGGGGTCGGGGGAGCCGGCGTTCTGCGGGCGGTTCGGCTGCCGGTCGATGAACGAGCTCCTGCAACGCGTCCTCCGGGTGGACGCGGCGACCGCCGCGCGGACGCTGAAGGCCGCGCGGCTGGTGCGCCGCGAGGTCGACCTCTCCTCCGGGGAGTGGCTCCCGGCGCGGTGGCCGGCGCTGCGCGACGCCCTCGTCGAGGGGGCGATCGGCGTGACGGGGCTGCTGGCCGCGACCGGGCCGATCGAGCAGGGCGGCGCCCGCGTACGCCTCGAAGACCGGTGGCAGGCCGACGCGTATCTGGCTGGGGTCGCGCGCGGCGCGGAGACCTGTGAGGGCGCGGCGGCCGGTGAGGGCGCGGAGACCTGTGAGGGCGCGGCGGCCGGTGAGGGCGCGGAGACCTGTGACGGGGCGGGCGGGGCGCGCGCGACGCACGCCCCACCGGACGGGCACGAGGCAGGCCCCGTGCCGACTCCCGAGGATCTGCGGGTGCGGGCACAGGTGATCCTGCAGTATCTCGATCCCGATGGCGCGGAGCCTGCGGAAGACATCGCGATGCGAGCTCGGGGCGTGGTGCTCGCACGCGCCACGGACGGCGTCATCCCGATCCGGGGCGCGCTGCTGCCCGAGGTGGCGGGGCAACTGCAGCGGATCTGGGACGCGTACCTGAACCCGAAGGTCGAGGGGCCGCCGGTTCCCGGCGTCCACTTCGTGCCGTCCGCAGATCTCGATGACGCCTCCGCCGGCGACCTGCCGCTCTCTCCGGAGGACGACGCGCTCCCGTCCGGAGATGCCGGAGGGATGGTCGATGGGCGGACCCGCGCACAGAAGCAGCACGATGCGCTCGCGGCAGCACTGGGGATCGCGGCCCGCCACGACGACATGCCGCGGTTGGGTGGCGGCGCCCCGACCCTGGTGGTCACGGTCGCCGCCGAGGACTTCGCCCGAGGACGAGGCTGGGCGCAGGTCGAGGGCGTCGGCACACCGGTCTCGACCCGGGTCGCCGCGCACGCGGCCTGCGGCGGCACGGTGCAGCGGGTCGTCCTCGGGGCGGACGGGCGGATCGTCGGGCTCGGGTCGAGCGAGCGGATCTTCACGACCGCGCAGCGGCGCGCGATCAGTGTCCGAGATCGTGAGTGCCTCATCCCCGGATGCCACGTCCCCGCCGCCTGGTGCGCGATCCACCACGTCACGGAGCATGCCCGCGGGGGCCCGACCCACACCGACAACGGCGTCGCGCTGTGCTGGCACCATCACCGCACGCTCGACACGTCCGGCTGGCAGATCCGCACGCGAGGGGGAGTGCCCCAGGTGCGAGGACCGACCTGGTGGGATCCCGCGCGACGATGGCGCACGCCGCCGCCGAGGGGGCCGCGCCCCGGTGCGGAGCCGCCGCACGCCCGCCGCGCACGCATCCTTCGCGCGGAGACATCTGCGGCGCGCTCCGCGACAAGTGCCGTCGGAGGGGCCGACCGACAATGA
- a CDS encoding ABC transporter ATP-binding protein, with protein MTTIESAPVRLRVDGLAKSYQTRNGLVPVIADLTFDVRAGEVCCIVGPSGIGKTTLLKCLTGLQGITAGSAAIDGVPIDGPPQEMALVFQEYTRSLMPWLTVEKNVRLPLKHLRLPAAEREERIGAALAAVGLSGAEAKFPWQLSGGMQQRVAIARAIAYRPEVLVMDEPFASVDAQTRFELEDLCLRIREQFGMTIVIVTHDIDEAVYLSDRVVVLGERPAKVTEIIDIDLGPRDQLTTRALPAFAELRTRIFELIRRAG; from the coding sequence ATGACCACCATCGAGAGCGCCCCCGTGCGCCTGCGCGTCGACGGACTCGCCAAGTCGTACCAGACCCGCAACGGCCTCGTGCCGGTGATCGCCGACCTCACGTTCGACGTGCGCGCCGGCGAGGTGTGCTGCATCGTCGGCCCGTCCGGCATCGGCAAGACCACGCTGCTCAAGTGCCTCACCGGGCTCCAGGGCATCACCGCAGGCAGTGCCGCGATCGACGGCGTGCCCATCGACGGCCCGCCGCAGGAGATGGCCCTCGTGTTCCAGGAGTACACGCGCTCGCTCATGCCGTGGCTCACCGTGGAGAAGAACGTGCGGCTGCCCCTGAAGCACCTGCGTCTGCCCGCCGCGGAGCGCGAGGAGCGGATCGGCGCCGCGCTCGCCGCGGTCGGCCTCTCCGGTGCCGAGGCGAAGTTCCCGTGGCAGCTGTCGGGCGGCATGCAGCAGCGCGTCGCCATCGCCCGGGCGATCGCCTACCGGCCCGAGGTGCTGGTGATGGACGAGCCCTTCGCCTCGGTCGACGCGCAGACGCGCTTCGAGCTGGAGGACCTGTGCCTGCGGATCCGCGAGCAGTTCGGCATGACCATCGTGATCGTCACCCACGACATCGACGAGGCCGTGTACCTGTCCGACCGGGTCGTGGTGCTGGGCGAGCGGCCGGCCAAGGTCACCGAGATCATCGACATCGACCTCGGCCCGCGCGACCAGCTGACCACGCGGGCGCTCCCGGCGTTCGCGGAGCTGCGCACGCGCATCTTCGAGCTGATCCGGAGGGCCGGCTGA
- a CDS encoding ABC transporter permease: MTLTTSIQTPSRLSRRRGQGGLPRGVLIGAEIAVPVLLLVLWWVASAASTNAFFPPLQVILQRLWQLAQTPAFLVDVASSVGNLALSFVLATVIGVLLGLVLGLIRPLSWLVEPTVHFFRAIPPVALVPIFVSLIGFGTETRILSITLAAVFPILISTIDGVRAGEPTLDMVSRVYRLTGPERLFSVMLPAAGPRILSGMQVSLITAFVVMIASEMLGSSTGLGAATLLAQQSFAIPDMWAGILVLGIIGYAATALFTLFRRRVLRWYIASQQQEKNA; this comes from the coding sequence ATGACCCTGACCACCTCGATCCAGACCCCCTCGCGCCTGTCCAGGAGGCGCGGCCAGGGCGGCCTCCCGCGGGGCGTGCTGATCGGTGCGGAGATCGCCGTGCCTGTGCTGCTGCTCGTGCTGTGGTGGGTCGCCTCCGCAGCCTCGACCAACGCGTTCTTCCCGCCGCTGCAGGTGATCCTCCAGCGCCTGTGGCAGCTCGCGCAGACGCCGGCGTTCCTGGTCGACGTCGCCTCCTCGGTCGGCAACCTCGCGCTGTCGTTCGTGCTGGCGACCGTGATCGGCGTGCTGCTCGGCCTGGTGCTCGGGCTCATCCGTCCGCTCAGCTGGCTGGTGGAGCCGACCGTGCACTTCTTCCGCGCGATCCCGCCCGTCGCGCTCGTGCCGATCTTCGTGTCGCTGATCGGCTTCGGCACCGAGACCCGCATCCTCTCGATCACCCTCGCCGCGGTGTTCCCGATCCTCATCTCGACCATCGACGGGGTGCGGGCGGGGGAGCCGACGCTCGACATGGTCAGCCGCGTCTACCGGCTGACCGGCCCCGAGCGGCTGTTCTCCGTGATGCTGCCCGCCGCGGGGCCGCGCATCCTGTCCGGCATGCAGGTCAGTCTCATCACCGCGTTCGTCGTGATGATCGCGAGCGAGATGCTCGGCTCCTCCACCGGACTGGGAGCGGCGACCCTGCTCGCGCAGCAGTCGTTCGCGATCCCCGACATGTGGGCGGGCATCCTCGTGCTCGGCATCATCGGCTACGCCGCCACCGCCCTGTTCACCCTCTTCCGGCGCCGCGTGCTGCGCTGGTACATCGCCTCCCAGCAACAGGAGAAGAACGCATGA
- a CDS encoding GMC family oxidoreductase, with protein sequence MRSAIVVGAGTSGAIVARRLSDAGVAVTLIEAGGYDTNPAIHDPSRAGELWHSAEDWDFFTVPQPHAGGRRLHLPRGKVTGGSHALNAMIWVRGAASDYDRWDREGATGWSWADVEPVFAAIENDLLPVTDDYPLSPIQASIIEAAVQEGLPHNPNYNGGVLDGVSQEQVTMRDGRRVNTWTAYAQPIAEQLTILTGREVHSVIVHDGRAVGVRLGEGEETEEVRADEVILAAGAIGTPVILLRSGIGPADELDALGIPVVLDAPGVGRNLHDHLLSPVIFATGKKPVGPPQPGVSVTQSHLFWRSREGLPEPDTQPIHFSVPMWGELEPRGSDGFTLMAGLVTPYSRGSLRLTGPRLADPPAIDLAALEDQRDADALAASVRQCRRIGTRPALAEEWGATEVYPGPDVPDDAVEDWVRRTAITYHHQVGTCRMGSDAEAVVDPQLRVRGIDGLRVVDASVMPTVPTGNTNAPAAMIGERGARFVLAG encoded by the coding sequence ATCCGGTCCGCGATCGTCGTGGGCGCCGGCACGTCGGGCGCGATCGTCGCGCGGCGCCTCAGCGATGCGGGCGTGGCGGTCACGCTGATCGAGGCGGGCGGCTACGACACCAACCCGGCCATCCACGACCCGTCCCGTGCGGGGGAGCTGTGGCACTCGGCCGAGGACTGGGACTTCTTCACGGTGCCGCAGCCCCATGCGGGAGGCCGTCGACTGCACCTGCCCCGCGGCAAGGTCACGGGCGGGTCGCACGCGCTCAACGCGATGATCTGGGTGCGCGGCGCCGCGTCCGACTACGACCGCTGGGACCGCGAGGGCGCCACGGGCTGGAGCTGGGCCGACGTGGAGCCGGTGTTCGCCGCGATCGAGAACGACCTGCTCCCGGTCACCGACGACTATCCGCTCTCGCCGATCCAGGCGTCGATCATCGAGGCGGCCGTGCAGGAGGGCCTGCCGCACAACCCGAACTACAACGGCGGTGTGCTCGACGGGGTCTCGCAGGAGCAGGTGACGATGCGCGACGGGCGCCGCGTGAACACGTGGACCGCGTACGCGCAGCCGATCGCCGAGCAGCTCACCATCCTCACCGGCCGCGAGGTGCACTCCGTGATCGTGCACGACGGCCGCGCGGTCGGCGTGCGGCTGGGCGAGGGGGAGGAGACGGAGGAGGTGCGCGCCGACGAGGTGATCCTCGCGGCAGGCGCGATCGGCACGCCGGTGATCCTGCTGCGCTCCGGCATCGGCCCGGCCGACGAGCTCGACGCACTCGGCATCCCCGTGGTGCTCGACGCGCCCGGCGTGGGCAGGAACCTGCACGACCACCTGCTGTCGCCCGTGATCTTCGCCACCGGGAAGAAGCCCGTCGGCCCGCCGCAGCCCGGTGTCTCCGTGACCCAGAGCCACCTGTTCTGGCGGAGCCGCGAGGGCCTGCCCGAACCCGACACCCAGCCCATCCACTTCTCCGTGCCGATGTGGGGCGAGCTGGAGCCGCGCGGCAGCGACGGCTTCACCCTCATGGCCGGTCTCGTCACGCCGTACAGCCGCGGGTCGCTCCGGCTCACCGGGCCGCGGCTCGCCGACCCGCCCGCGATCGACCTCGCCGCCCTCGAAGACCAGCGCGACGCCGACGCCCTCGCCGCCTCCGTGCGCCAGTGCCGCCGCATCGGCACCCGGCCGGCGCTCGCCGAGGAGTGGGGCGCGACCGAGGTCTACCCGGGGCCGGACGTGCCCGACGACGCGGTCGAGGACTGGGTGCGCCGCACCGCCATCACCTACCACCACCAGGTCGGCACGTGCCGCATGGGCTCCGACGCCGAGGCCGTGGTGGATCCGCAGCTGCGGGTGCGCGGCATCGACGGCCTCCGCGTCGTCGACGCCTCGGTCATGCCCACGGTCCCCACCGGCAACACGAACGCACCGGCCGCCATGATCGGGGAGCGCGGCGCGCGCTTCGTCCTGGCGGGCTGA
- a CDS encoding Lrp/AsnC family transcriptional regulator gives MTALDDTDRAILAELRRDARASMTAIAEAVHISRAGAHARIKRLTDAGVITGYTVRTDPVLLGHHASAYVTLAIEQATWQDVRARLRAIPEIEHIALVGGDFDVLLLVRANDARDLRRIVLEDIQAIPSIRSTRTILIFEDDDRT, from the coding sequence ATGACGGCCCTGGATGACACGGATCGCGCGATCCTCGCCGAGCTCCGACGGGACGCGCGGGCGTCGATGACCGCGATCGCCGAGGCCGTGCACATCTCCCGTGCCGGGGCGCACGCGCGCATCAAGAGGCTGACGGACGCGGGGGTCATCACCGGCTACACCGTGCGCACCGACCCCGTGCTGCTGGGTCACCACGCGAGTGCCTACGTGACCCTCGCGATCGAGCAGGCCACGTGGCAGGACGTCCGGGCCCGGCTGCGGGCGATCCCCGAGATCGAGCACATCGCCCTGGTCGGCGGAGACTTCGACGTGCTCCTGCTCGTGCGGGCGAACGACGCCCGCGACCTCCGCCGCATCGTGCTCGAGGACATCCAGGCGATCCCCTCGATCCGGTCGACCCGCACGATCCTGATCTTCGAGGACGACGACCGCACCTGA
- a CDS encoding aldehyde dehydrogenase family protein, whose product MSDSAVPVAVDSGSTDSAASAAAALLDRIQAPEGAGREIPDAATREVIGRAPVATVADLDDAIARAKAAQPAWEALGHEKRSELLLAAADAIDANAEGLAYLLSREQGKPLNGPNARFELGACSAWLRTNATTVLEPQVLVDDETLHAELVYKAAGVVGAIGPWNWPLMITIWQIGPSLRMGNTVVAKPSEYTPLSVLAMLAVMNEVLPADVLIGISGDREVGARLASHPDIDKIMFTGSTATGRRIIESSAGNLARLTLELGGNDAGIVLPGTDAAAIAEDLFWGAFINTGQTCAAMKRLYVHDSIYDDVVNALAAIAEQVPMGNGLDEGNVLGPLQNRPQFDIVSRLVEDAKSRGARIVTGGEPASDLGELFYRPTIVADIDNDAALVQEEQFGPALPVIRYSDVDEAFELANALDVGLGASVWSSDPEAAREAASRMQSGTVWINSHGGLHPMVPFGGVKSSGYGLEFGVEGLKSVAVTQVVSGPGRKA is encoded by the coding sequence ATGTCCGATTCCGCCGTTCCCGTAGCCGTCGACTCGGGATCCACCGATTCCGCCGCGTCCGCAGCCGCCGCTCTGCTCGACCGCATCCAGGCGCCGGAGGGTGCCGGCCGGGAGATCCCGGACGCCGCGACCCGGGAGGTCATCGGCCGCGCCCCCGTCGCGACGGTCGCCGACCTCGACGATGCGATCGCCCGCGCCAAGGCAGCGCAGCCCGCATGGGAAGCCCTCGGACACGAGAAGCGCAGCGAACTCCTCCTGGCCGCGGCCGACGCGATCGACGCCAACGCGGAGGGCCTCGCCTATCTGCTGTCGCGCGAGCAGGGCAAGCCGCTCAACGGCCCGAACGCGCGCTTCGAGCTGGGGGCCTGCTCCGCGTGGCTGCGCACCAACGCCACCACCGTGCTCGAACCCCAGGTGCTGGTCGACGACGAGACCCTGCACGCCGAGCTCGTGTACAAGGCGGCGGGCGTCGTCGGCGCGATCGGCCCGTGGAACTGGCCCCTCATGATCACCATCTGGCAGATCGGGCCGTCGCTGCGCATGGGCAACACGGTCGTCGCGAAGCCCAGCGAGTACACCCCGCTGAGCGTGCTCGCGATGCTGGCCGTCATGAACGAGGTGCTGCCCGCGGATGTGCTCATCGGCATCTCCGGCGACCGCGAGGTCGGTGCGCGACTGGCCTCCCACCCCGACATCGACAAGATCATGTTCACCGGCTCCACCGCGACCGGCCGCCGCATCATCGAGAGCTCCGCAGGCAACCTCGCCCGCCTCACCCTCGAGCTGGGCGGCAACGACGCCGGCATCGTGCTCCCCGGCACCGACGCCGCCGCGATCGCCGAAGACCTGTTCTGGGGCGCCTTCATCAACACCGGCCAGACCTGCGCCGCCATGAAGCGCCTCTACGTGCACGACTCGATCTACGACGACGTGGTGAACGCACTCGCCGCGATCGCCGAGCAGGTGCCCATGGGCAACGGTCTCGACGAGGGCAACGTGCTCGGGCCGCTGCAGAACCGCCCGCAGTTCGACATCGTCAGCCGGCTCGTGGAAGACGCGAAGAGCCGCGGCGCCCGGATCGTCACCGGCGGCGAGCCCGCATCCGACCTCGGCGAGCTGTTCTACCGCCCGACGATCGTGGCTGACATCGACAACGACGCCGCGCTCGTGCAGGAAGAGCAGTTCGGCCCGGCGCTGCCCGTCATCCGCTACAGCGACGTGGACGAGGCGTTCGAGCTCGCCAACGCGCTCGACGTCGGCCTCGGCGCGTCCGTGTGGTCGAGCGACCCCGAGGCCGCCCGCGAGGCCGCGTCGCGCATGCAGTCCGGCACCGTGTGGATCAACTCGCACGGCGGCCTGCACCCGATGGTGCCGTTCGGCGGCGTCAAGAGCTCCGGCTACGGTCTGGAGTTCGGCGTCGAGGGCCTCAAGTCGGTCGCGGTCACCCAGGTCGTGTCCGGCCCCGGGCGCAAGGCCTGA
- a CDS encoding ABC transporter substrate-binding protein, whose protein sequence is MNMNRLARRAAGVVAAAGVLALAACTSSPADSGSGSGAGGELTTLKVATIGLVSDGALLLGQEQGFFEDEGLAIETSVVANPPAGLAAAQSGQVDIAYAPSIPLLNALASGVPLKVVAPADGYVDGAADAEDPAEVDDTGLYASAASGITDVADLEGATIAIPARKAQLEVVITDALDRAGVDPSSVEWVVLDFTSAVAALKSGTVDAAGLVSPFTGEAAAAGATFVSAPSVGFFEEGAVGLWTTGESTLSGKADAIAAFQRAIAKSNAYANEHPEDAIQAGIDATGSTLTVDEVKLPFWPAEVAPIDLERVNEKLGKLGFLPSPVDLEGVVVAAE, encoded by the coding sequence ATGAACATGAATCGACTCGCACGACGGGCGGCCGGAGTGGTCGCCGCGGCGGGAGTGCTCGCGCTGGCCGCGTGCACGTCGTCCCCGGCCGACTCCGGCTCCGGCTCGGGCGCGGGCGGCGAGCTGACCACCCTCAAGGTCGCCACCATCGGACTCGTCTCCGACGGGGCGCTGCTGCTCGGACAGGAGCAGGGCTTCTTCGAGGACGAGGGCCTGGCGATCGAGACGTCGGTGGTCGCCAACCCGCCCGCGGGCCTCGCCGCCGCGCAGAGCGGCCAGGTCGACATCGCCTACGCCCCCAGCATCCCGCTGCTCAACGCGCTCGCGAGCGGGGTGCCGCTCAAGGTCGTGGCTCCCGCCGACGGCTACGTCGACGGCGCGGCCGACGCCGAGGACCCGGCCGAGGTCGACGACACCGGCCTCTACGCCTCCGCGGCGAGCGGCATCACCGACGTCGCCGACCTGGAGGGCGCGACCATCGCCATCCCGGCCCGCAAGGCGCAGCTGGAGGTCGTGATCACCGATGCCCTCGACCGCGCCGGCGTCGATCCCTCCTCGGTCGAGTGGGTCGTGCTCGACTTCACCTCCGCGGTCGCGGCGCTCAAGAGCGGCACCGTCGACGCGGCGGGCCTCGTGAGCCCGTTCACCGGCGAGGCCGCCGCGGCCGGGGCGACGTTCGTCTCCGCCCCGTCGGTCGGCTTCTTCGAGGAGGGTGCCGTCGGACTGTGGACCACGGGGGAGAGCACCCTCTCGGGCAAGGCCGATGCGATCGCCGCGTTCCAGCGGGCCATCGCCAAGAGCAACGCCTACGCGAACGAGCATCCGGAGGACGCGATCCAGGCCGGCATCGACGCCACCGGCTCGACGCTCACGGTCGACGAGGTCAAGCTCCCGTTCTGGCCCGCCGAGGTCGCCCCGATCGACCTCGAGCGCGTGAACGAGAAGCTCGGGAAGCTCGGCTTCCTGCCGTCCCCGGTCGACCTCGAGGGCGTCGTCGTCGCCGCGGAGTGA
- a CDS encoding TetR/AcrR family transcriptional regulator: MPKIVDHDERRDHIADAATQVIIRVGFDKLTMREIATEAGYAHGAIARYFPDKRSVLTAAFLRLYTLANDRIHARIEGVRGLEALERMCREILPYSPNGPLYAKVVIAFWDHASQDEEVTRIHRVNNLHWRDLFRQCLIEARDDGELADHVDIETAVNEIASRNAGWQMISVLMPDSAGDGRLNDALDALLSMLRRPAAPPSR; the protein is encoded by the coding sequence ATGCCGAAGATCGTCGACCACGACGAGCGCCGCGACCACATCGCCGACGCCGCCACACAGGTCATCATCCGGGTGGGATTCGACAAGCTCACCATGCGGGAGATCGCGACCGAGGCGGGGTACGCGCACGGCGCGATCGCCCGGTACTTCCCCGACAAGCGCAGTGTGCTCACCGCCGCGTTCCTCCGGCTGTACACGCTCGCGAACGACCGCATCCACGCGCGCATCGAGGGCGTGCGGGGGCTGGAGGCCCTGGAGCGCATGTGCCGCGAGATCCTGCCCTACAGCCCGAACGGCCCGCTGTACGCGAAGGTCGTGATCGCTTTCTGGGACCACGCCTCGCAGGACGAGGAGGTCACGCGCATCCACCGCGTGAACAACCTGCACTGGCGCGACCTGTTCCGCCAGTGCCTGATCGAGGCGCGCGACGACGGCGAGCTGGCCGACCACGTCGACATCGAGACGGCGGTCAACGAGATCGCGTCCCGCAACGCCGGCTGGCAGATGATCTCGGTGCTGATGCCGGACTCCGCGGGGGACGGACGGCTGAACGACGCGCTCGACGCACTGCTGTCGATGCTGCGCCGCCCGGCCGCCCCGCCCTCCCGCTGA